The following proteins are co-located in the Arctopsyche grandis isolate Sample6627 chromosome 3, ASM5162203v2, whole genome shotgun sequence genome:
- the LOC143909658 gene encoding uncharacterized protein LOC143909658 has protein sequence MECRLCLCSSPVESSVSIHEYPHPLVQCILTSCQLQVDKYDLLPHTICLLCTTNLELLRDFRNICIQSEKTQKLRLAESLDIKIEEILLDDLIWQDDIGINSISNICQQVVDNEINKSESRNSSQVSLEDHVKPKENENSQILGGKSTQENPYKCDPCSKTFRYRSYYVRHVKYHTKDSHKCEICLKSFTFKCTLVEHMNSHNGIKQPQCEICFKSFKYKSSLMKHSKTHTGEKSFICDICSKSFTLKDILVGHMKSHTGAKLHKCEMCFKSFTAKPTLVEHMNSHNGIKPYQCEVCLISFTYRSVLRRHIKTHTEETTQMSQS, from the exons ATGGAATGTAGACTTTGTCTCTGTTCTTCTCCGGTCGAGTCTTCTGTCTCCATCCACGAGTATCCTCATCCACTAGTTCAGTGCATTTTGACCAGCTGTCAGCTACAA gtTGATAAATATGATTTGCTGCCTCATACGATATGTCTTTTATGTACaaccaatctggaattgttaAGGGATTTTAGAAACATTTGTATTCAGAGTGAAAAAACACAGAAATTAAGGCTGGCTGAGAGTTTAGATATCAAGATAGAAGAAATTTTATTGGATGATTTAATTTGGCAGGATGACATTGGGATTaattcaatatcaaatatttgtcaACAAGTCGTCGACAATGAGATTAATAAATCAGAGTCAAGAAATTCGAGTCAAGTATCTTTAGAAGACCATGTAAAGccaaaagaaaatgaaaattcacAA ATACTTGGAGGAAAATCCACGCAGGAGAACCCATACAAATGTGACCCTTGTTCCAAAACGTTCAGATATAGATCTTACTATGTGCGACATGTGAAGTATCATACTAAGGACtcgcacaaatgtgaaatttgtttaaaatcattcactttcAAATGCACCCTCGTGGAACACATGAATTCTCACAACGGGATAAAACAGCCACAGTGCGAAATTTGCTTCAAATCTTTCAAGTACAAATCTTCCCTTATGAAACATTCGAAGactcacactggggaaaagaGTTTCATATGCGATATTTGTTCGAAGTCTTTCACTCTGAAGGATATCCTCGTGGGTCATATGAAATCTCACACTGGGGCGAAATTACACAAATGCGAAATGTGCTTTAAATCGTTCACTGCTAAGCCTACCCTCGTGGAGCACATGAATTCCCACAATGGGAtaaaaccataccaatgtgaagtctgtttgatttcattcacctaTAGGTCTGTCCTCAGGAGACATATAAAAACTCACACCGAGGAGACAACTCAAATGAGTCAAAGTTGA